One Pantoea eucalypti genomic region harbors:
- the aaeB gene encoding p-hydroxybenzoic acid efflux pump subunit AaeB, with translation MIQFLRFPVKLTFALVLALMVGFHLNLETPRWAVMTAGIVAGGTAFAAGGDPYSGALRYRGVLRIIGTFIGCIAALTIMIATVRAPVVMLLLCCIWAGLCVWLSSLIKVENSYALGLAGYTALIIVVTANASGGLTLVPQYAVERCSEIVLGILCAILADMIFSPRSIKKVIDAEVDSLLVAHYHLLQLCVAHGDKEEVDKAWGALVRRTSALNSMRSQLMMESSRWKNSHRRLQMLNTLSLTLITQAAETFLIQNSRPDYIPPQYRLMVEKPASTVEEVHKRMKVMRRVIGASGKSTPVTLASWVSTATEYLLLLNGIKSNSRITSLEEEILQREVVIQARSAETHHAMINGIRTFVATALGSLFWLYTGWTSGSGCMVMLAVITALAMRMPNPLMMAKDFLYGMTVAVPLGGLYFMYVLPATQQSALLLCIAIGVLGFIAGIFIQRRQIGTLGALIGTLNVVVLDNPMQFHTNVFLDNVLGQVIGCFVAMMVILLIRDKSKARTGRKLLNRFMYAAVSAMTTNQARRRENHLPALYQQLFLLLNLFPGDINKYRIALTLIIGHQRLRDADVPVNADLSAYHRQLRYTADRVISASSDDKRRYYFERLLKELDVYQEKLVHYDAPVSVTEPVKRLAMMLDKYQNTLIQI, from the coding sequence ATGATCCAGTTTCTGCGTTTCCCGGTAAAACTCACCTTTGCGCTGGTATTAGCGCTGATGGTGGGGTTCCACCTGAACCTTGAAACGCCACGCTGGGCAGTAATGACCGCCGGGATCGTGGCGGGCGGCACCGCGTTTGCGGCCGGTGGCGATCCCTATTCCGGGGCGCTGCGTTATCGCGGTGTTTTGCGTATTATCGGGACATTCATTGGGTGTATTGCCGCGCTGACCATCATGATTGCCACCGTTCGTGCGCCGGTCGTGATGCTGCTGCTGTGCTGCATCTGGGCAGGGCTCTGCGTCTGGCTCTCGTCGCTGATCAAAGTTGAAAACTCTTACGCACTGGGACTGGCGGGCTACACGGCGCTCATTATTGTGGTCACGGCCAACGCCAGCGGCGGTCTGACACTGGTACCGCAATACGCCGTTGAGCGTTGCAGTGAAATCGTTCTCGGTATTTTGTGTGCCATTCTGGCCGACATGATCTTCTCGCCACGTTCAATCAAAAAAGTGATCGACGCCGAAGTGGATTCGCTGCTGGTGGCGCATTATCACCTGCTGCAACTCTGCGTCGCACATGGTGATAAAGAAGAGGTCGACAAAGCATGGGGAGCCCTGGTGCGTCGCACTTCAGCCCTGAACAGCATGCGCAGCCAGCTGATGATGGAGTCTTCACGCTGGAAGAACAGTCACCGCCGTTTGCAGATGCTGAACACGTTGTCGCTGACGCTGATTACGCAGGCTGCTGAAACCTTCCTCATTCAGAATTCTCGCCCTGACTACATTCCGCCTCAATATCGTTTGATGGTTGAAAAGCCCGCGTCGACGGTTGAAGAGGTGCACAAGCGGATGAAAGTGATGCGGCGGGTGATCGGTGCCAGTGGCAAATCGACGCCGGTCACGCTGGCCAGTTGGGTTAGCACTGCCACCGAATATCTCCTGCTGCTCAATGGTATTAAAAGCAACAGCCGAATCACCTCGCTGGAAGAGGAGATTTTACAGCGGGAAGTGGTGATTCAGGCGCGTTCCGCTGAAACACATCATGCCATGATCAATGGTATTCGTACCTTTGTTGCCACCGCGCTGGGTTCACTGTTCTGGCTTTATACCGGCTGGACCTCAGGCAGTGGCTGTATGGTAATGCTGGCAGTAATCACCGCACTGGCAATGCGTATGCCTAATCCACTGATGATGGCCAAAGATTTTCTCTATGGCATGACAGTCGCGGTTCCGCTGGGCGGGCTCTACTTTATGTATGTTCTCCCTGCTACTCAGCAGAGCGCATTGCTGCTCTGTATCGCAATTGGCGTGCTGGGCTTTATCGCTGGCATCTTTATCCAGCGGCGTCAGATCGGCACGCTGGGCGCGTTAATTGGTACCCTCAACGTCGTGGTTCTTGATAATCCGATGCAATTTCACACCAATGTCTTTCTGGACAACGTGCTCGGACAGGTTATCGGCTGCTTTGTGGCAATGATGGTGATCCTGTTAATTCGTGATAAATCAAAGGCGCGCACCGGACGCAAACTGCTGAATCGCTTTATGTATGCGGCCGTCTCCGCCATGACCACCAATCAGGCGCGGCGGCGTGAAAACCATTTGCCAGCGCTCTATCAGCAACTGTTTTTGCTGCTGAATCTGTTTCCGGGCGATATCAATAAATATCGCATCGCGCTGACACTGATTATTGGCCATCAGCGCTTACGTGATGCAGACGTGCCGGTTAACGCAGACCTCTCTGCGTATCACCGACAACTGCGTTACACCGCAGATCGGGTGATCTCCGCCAGCAGCGACGACAAGCGCCGTTACTACTTTGAGCGTCTGCTGAAGGAGCTGGATGTCTATCAGGAGAAACTGGTCCATTACGATGCACCCGTCAGCGTAACAGAACCCGTAAAACGACTGGCGATGATGCTGGATAAGTATCAGAACACGCTCATCCAAATCTGA
- the yhcN gene encoding peroxide/acid stress response protein YhcN — MNVKTTIAALSILSALSFGAVAAESIDASQAQDLHAVGTISVSGVAGSPMDIKQQLSDKADQQGAKAYRVIEAYNNGNYHATAALYN, encoded by the coding sequence ATGAACGTAAAAACTACCATCGCTGCCCTGAGCATTCTCTCTGCCCTTTCATTTGGTGCAGTTGCCGCAGAATCTATCGATGCCTCTCAGGCACAGGATCTGCATGCAGTCGGCACCATCAGTGTCAGCGGCGTTGCCGGTTCACCGATGGATATCAAGCAGCAACTCAGTGACAAAGCCGATCAGCAGGGCGCAAAAGCCTATCGCGTGATTGAGGCCTACAACAACGGCAATTATCACGCTACCGCCGCACTCTATAACTAA
- a CDS encoding YdgH/BhsA/McbA-like domain containing protein — MKTKLAIAALSLASLFSVGASAASLVSNEQAQGLQSMNQTISIGGRNGDQTHVRQVLSEKADAQGASHYRIIENNQDNTWHVTAELYK, encoded by the coding sequence ATGAAAACGAAATTAGCGATTGCCGCACTGAGTCTCGCTTCACTGTTCTCAGTAGGTGCCAGTGCTGCAAGCCTGGTGTCCAATGAGCAGGCACAGGGCCTGCAATCAATGAATCAGACCATCAGTATTGGTGGACGTAACGGTGACCAGACGCATGTCCGTCAGGTCCTGTCTGAGAAAGCGGACGCACAGGGTGCAAGCCACTATCGCATCATCGAAAACAACCAGGATAACACCTGGCATGTCACCGCTGAGCTTTATAAATAA
- the aaeX gene encoding p-hydroxybenzoic acid efflux pump operon protein AaeX, whose protein sequence is MSVLPVFVMFGLSFPPVFIELIISLMLFWLVKRVLTPSGIYDLVWHPALFNTALYCCVFYLVSRLLV, encoded by the coding sequence ATGAGTGTGCTTCCGGTATTTGTCATGTTTGGGCTCTCTTTTCCGCCCGTTTTCATCGAACTTATTATTTCACTGATGCTGTTCTGGTTAGTGAAACGTGTGCTCACGCCGAGCGGTATCTACGATCTTGTCTGGCATCCGGCACTTTTTAATACAGCGCTTTACTGCTGTGTGTTTTACCTTGTCTCCCGTTTATTAGTCTGA
- the aaeA gene encoding p-hydroxybenzoic acid efflux pump subunit AaeA, with the protein MKALIRKIARYAITILLVIIAVVIIFRAWVFYTESPWTRDARFAADVVAISPDVTGLITDVPVHDNQLVKKGDTLFVVDRPRYQKALDQAQADVEYYQALVSEKRREAGRRNQLGTSAMSREAIEQSNNDLQTSEHQLAKSVATRDLAAIDLERTTVKAPSDGWVTNLNVYQGEFITRGSVAVALVQKHSFYVLAYLEETKLHGVEKGYRAEVTPLGSNIVLRGTVDSVAAGVTNSSSSVDSKGMATVDSNLEWVRLAQRVPVRIRLDDQPGNRFPAGTTATVVITGQVDRQPEQVSPMIRLFNRLREFG; encoded by the coding sequence GTGAAAGCACTCATAAGAAAAATCGCGCGCTACGCGATCACTATTCTGCTGGTCATCATCGCTGTGGTAATCATTTTCCGCGCCTGGGTGTTCTACACCGAATCGCCCTGGACCCGGGATGCACGTTTCGCGGCAGACGTGGTGGCGATTTCGCCTGACGTCACCGGCCTCATTACCGATGTTCCGGTACACGACAATCAGCTGGTTAAAAAGGGCGATACGCTGTTTGTGGTTGATCGGCCGCGCTATCAGAAAGCGCTTGATCAGGCACAGGCGGATGTTGAGTACTATCAGGCACTGGTGAGTGAGAAACGTCGCGAAGCCGGACGCCGAAATCAGCTTGGTACCTCCGCGATGTCGCGCGAGGCTATCGAGCAATCCAATAACGATCTGCAAACCAGTGAGCATCAGCTGGCGAAATCGGTGGCAACACGCGATCTGGCGGCGATTGACCTTGAACGCACCACTGTAAAAGCGCCATCTGACGGCTGGGTCACTAACCTTAATGTCTACCAGGGTGAGTTTATTACCCGCGGTTCTGTGGCAGTAGCGCTGGTTCAGAAGCACTCCTTCTATGTACTGGCTTACCTGGAAGAGACCAAACTGCACGGTGTTGAGAAGGGTTACCGCGCGGAAGTTACGCCGCTTGGCAGCAACATTGTATTGCGTGGCACGGTCGATAGTGTGGCGGCTGGCGTGACCAATAGCAGCAGTTCGGTCGACAGTAAAGGCATGGCAACAGTGGACTCCAACCTGGAGTGGGTCCGTTTGGCGCAGCGTGTGCCTGTGCGAATTCGGCTGGATGATCAGCCAGGTAATCGCTTCCCGGCAGGAACCACGGCAACGGTGGTGATAACGGGTCAGGTCGATCGTCAGCCTGAACAGGTGTCACCGATGATCCGACTGTTTAATCGCCTGCGTGAGTTTGGTTAA
- a CDS encoding NAD-dependent succinate-semialdehyde dehydrogenase, with the protein MKSLQESELFRTGYLADGQWHQAASTFDVTNPATGEVIAQVAKAGKAETEQAIAAAERAFPAWRAKTAKERADILTRWYQLIIENKRWLGQLMTTEQGKPLKEAEGEVEYAASFIQWFAEQAKRANGEIIPPAKPGSRILATREPIGVVAAITPWNFPMAMLTRKLGPALAAGCTGIIKPANNTPLSAFALLALAKQAGVPDGVLNAVAGDTHAISDAIMASKVVRKISFTGSTQVGKLLMRNAAETMKKVSMELGGNAPYIVFDDADIEAAVQGAIANKFRNAGQVCVSVNRFYIHNAVYDRFTQQLAAEVNALKVGNGMEEGVIVGPLIEASAVEKVEQHVKDAVAKGGKLLAGGERHALGGNFWQPTVITEAHEGMQLAQEETFGPVAACFRFDDEEDVIRRANDTPFGLAAYFYTQNLQRVFRVSAALESGMIGINECAVSTELAPFGGVKESGLGREGSVLGMEEYLEVKALHLGGLN; encoded by the coding sequence ATGAAATCACTGCAAGAGAGCGAACTGTTCCGGACCGGCTATTTAGCGGACGGTCAGTGGCATCAGGCTGCCTCCACTTTTGACGTCACTAACCCGGCAACCGGTGAGGTGATTGCACAGGTGGCAAAAGCAGGGAAAGCTGAAACGGAACAGGCGATCGCCGCCGCAGAACGAGCCTTTCCTGCCTGGCGGGCGAAGACGGCGAAAGAGCGCGCTGACATTCTTACTCGCTGGTATCAGTTGATCATTGAGAATAAGCGCTGGCTTGGACAGCTAATGACGACCGAACAAGGCAAGCCCCTGAAAGAGGCGGAAGGGGAAGTCGAGTATGCCGCCAGTTTTATCCAGTGGTTTGCCGAGCAGGCGAAACGAGCTAACGGAGAGATCATTCCACCCGCAAAACCAGGCTCCCGTATTCTGGCCACCCGCGAGCCGATTGGCGTAGTGGCTGCCATCACGCCGTGGAATTTCCCGATGGCAATGCTGACCCGCAAACTGGGCCCGGCTCTGGCAGCAGGCTGTACCGGCATTATCAAACCCGCCAACAACACGCCACTTTCCGCCTTTGCCTTGCTGGCACTGGCGAAGCAGGCAGGCGTGCCAGATGGCGTACTGAACGCGGTCGCGGGTGATACTCATGCTATCAGCGATGCAATCATGGCCAGCAAAGTGGTGCGCAAAATCTCGTTCACCGGCTCTACCCAGGTGGGCAAGCTGCTGATGCGCAATGCCGCCGAAACCATGAAAAAAGTATCGATGGAGCTTGGCGGGAATGCCCCTTATATCGTGTTCGACGATGCCGACATTGAGGCTGCCGTTCAGGGTGCGATTGCCAACAAATTTCGTAATGCGGGCCAGGTGTGTGTCAGCGTTAATCGCTTTTACATTCACAATGCCGTCTATGACCGCTTCACACAACAACTGGCTGCCGAAGTGAACGCGCTGAAGGTGGGCAACGGGATGGAAGAGGGCGTCATTGTCGGCCCCTTAATTGAAGCTTCAGCAGTGGAGAAGGTTGAGCAGCACGTTAAAGACGCGGTAGCGAAAGGTGGCAAATTACTGGCGGGCGGCGAACGTCATGCACTGGGCGGCAACTTCTGGCAGCCGACCGTCATTACCGAGGCACATGAAGGTATGCAACTCGCCCAGGAAGAGACGTTTGGTCCGGTGGCCGCCTGTTTCCGCTTTGATGACGAAGAGGATGTCATCCGCCGGGCCAACGATACGCCGTTTGGTCTTGCCGCTTACTTTTACACTCAAAATCTGCAACGGGTGTTCCGTGTTTCAGCGGCGCTGGAAAGTGGCATGATCGGTATTAATGAATGTGCTGTTTCAACCGAGCTGGCACCCTTTGGTGGTGTTAAAGAGTCGGGTCTGGGCCGAGAAGGCTCGGTACTTGGCATGGAGGAGTATCTGGAGGTCAAAGCGCTGCATCTGGGCGGTTTGAACTAG
- the yhcN gene encoding peroxide/acid stress response protein YhcN, with the protein MNIKTTIATVSLLSVMAFGASAAQLVTGDQTQNLQPAGTVSISGTAGAPMDYRAALSQKADEQGASAYKVIEARTGDNYHITAQLYK; encoded by the coding sequence ATGAATATCAAAACAACCATCGCTACAGTCAGTCTGCTTTCCGTTATGGCGTTCGGCGCATCTGCTGCGCAGCTGGTAACCGGCGATCAGACGCAGAACCTGCAGCCTGCGGGCACCGTAAGCATCAGTGGAACCGCGGGTGCACCAATGGATTACCGTGCAGCGCTTTCACAGAAAGCGGATGAACAAGGTGCCAGCGCCTATAAAGTCATTGAAGCGCGCACGGGTGATAACTACCACATCACCGCACAGCTTTATAAGTAA
- the argR gene encoding transcriptional regulator ArgR: protein MRNPSKQDDLIKAFKALLKEEKFSSQGEIVQALQDQGFENINQSKVSRMLTKFGAVRTRNAKMEMVYCLPAELGVPTTTSPLKNLVLDIDYNDALVVIHTSPGAAQLIARLLDSLGKSEGILGTIAGDDTIFITRARDFTVKQLHSAILNLFEQEL from the coding sequence CCATCGAAACAAGACGATCTGATCAAGGCTTTTAAAGCCTTATTAAAAGAAGAAAAATTCAGTTCCCAGGGCGAAATTGTTCAGGCGCTTCAGGATCAGGGCTTTGAAAATATCAATCAGTCCAAAGTCTCGCGCATGCTAACCAAGTTTGGCGCTGTGCGCACCCGCAATGCCAAGATGGAGATGGTCTATTGCCTGCCTGCTGAGCTGGGTGTGCCGACCACGACAAGTCCGTTAAAAAACCTGGTACTGGATATCGACTACAACGATGCGCTGGTGGTAATTCATACCAGCCCGGGCGCAGCACAGCTGATTGCACGCCTGCTGGATTCACTGGGTAAGTCGGAAGGGATTCTTGGCACCATTGCTGGCGATGACACGATCTTTATCACCCGTGCGCGTGACTTCACGGTTAAGCAACTGCACAGCGCAATCCTGAACCTGTTTGAACAGGAACTGTGA
- a CDS encoding barstar family protein, giving the protein MKIERFDFNEIVDQAHFFRQFSERFTLEERRICDLDGLWDVVTSDLLPMPLEIEFINLGRGQRRRYGALILLFDEAEEELEGRLHFNVR; this is encoded by the coding sequence ATGAAAATCGAGCGTTTTGATTTTAATGAAATTGTCGATCAGGCCCATTTTTTCCGCCAGTTCAGCGAGCGTTTTACGCTGGAGGAACGCCGCATCTGCGACCTGGATGGATTATGGGATGTCGTGACGAGCGATCTGTTACCCATGCCACTGGAGATTGAATTTATAAATCTCGGCAGGGGACAGCGGCGTCGCTATGGTGCGCTGATTCTGTTATTTGATGAAGCGGAAGAGGAGCTGGAAGGCAGGCTGCACTTTAACGTCAGATAA